A stretch of the Thiocystis violascens DSM 198 genome encodes the following:
- a CDS encoding sensor histidine kinase: MTRRSLRVRLWIGATASISLALLVAGLGLATLFERHVERRIGDELTTQLNQLAAAIAVASDGAIGLSREPLDPRFAQPLSGFYWQIDSAGQPGRLRSRSLWDHVIELPPDPLEPGGVHAHTLPGPGGQGLLVRERRIRLQAAGQPLMLRLAVGQNRAGLTAARTAFAADMRPYLGLIALVLALATLVQIQTGLAPLEAVRRGVGAIRSGQDRRLADAYPDEVMPLVSEVNALLDARAQAVERARAWTADLAHGLKTPLSALAADAQRLRDSGNPSLADDLEQLAQAMRRRVDRELIRARLRSGAADRQARVDVVETLQRLLRTLQRTPDGARLDWRIEAPTTANVALMSDDLLELLGNLLENAAKWARAGVWLRVSSGPRAGQTANAWIEICVSDDGPGVPAHQRPRLGERGLRLDQRREGTGLGLAIVQDVVDAYGGALAFDAAREGGLAVSVRLPAARRDAAA; this comes from the coding sequence ATGACGCGCCGCTCGCTCCGCGTCCGGCTCTGGATCGGCGCGACGGCATCGATATCGCTTGCCCTGCTGGTCGCCGGCCTGGGGCTCGCGACCCTGTTCGAGCGCCACGTCGAGCGACGGATCGGCGACGAACTGACGACCCAACTCAACCAGCTTGCCGCCGCCATCGCGGTCGCGTCCGACGGGGCCATCGGTCTGAGCCGCGAACCGCTCGACCCGCGGTTCGCGCAACCCCTGAGCGGCTTTTACTGGCAGATCGACAGCGCTGGCCAACCCGGACGCCTGCGCTCGCGCTCGCTCTGGGACCATGTCATCGAACTTCCGCCCGATCCGCTGGAACCCGGCGGGGTTCATGCCCATACGCTGCCGGGTCCGGGCGGGCAAGGGCTGCTGGTGCGCGAGCGCCGCATCCGACTGCAAGCCGCCGGTCAACCGCTGATGCTGCGACTGGCCGTCGGCCAGAATCGTGCCGGGCTGACCGCCGCGCGCACCGCCTTCGCCGCCGATATGCGACCCTATCTGGGGCTGATCGCGCTGGTTCTCGCGCTGGCGACCCTGGTCCAGATTCAGACCGGGTTGGCGCCCCTGGAGGCGGTTCGGCGCGGCGTCGGTGCCATTCGTTCGGGCCAGGACCGGCGGCTTGCCGACGCCTATCCCGACGAGGTCATGCCACTCGTCAGCGAGGTCAATGCCCTGCTCGACGCCCGCGCCCAGGCGGTCGAGCGCGCCCGCGCCTGGACCGCCGATCTGGCGCACGGTCTCAAGACCCCGCTCAGCGCGCTAGCCGCCGACGCCCAGCGCTTGCGCGACAGCGGCAACCCGAGCCTGGCGGACGACCTGGAACAACTGGCGCAGGCCATGCGTCGACGGGTCGACCGCGAGTTGATCCGCGCCCGCTTGCGCTCCGGCGCCGCGGATCGTCAGGCGCGGGTCGATGTGGTGGAGACGCTCCAGCGGCTGCTGCGCACGCTGCAGCGCACGCCCGACGGCGCGCGGCTCGACTGGCGGATCGAGGCGCCAACCACGGCCAATGTGGCGCTGATGTCGGACGACCTGCTGGAATTGCTCGGCAATCTTCTGGAGAACGCCGCCAAATGGGCACGCGCGGGCGTCTGGCTGCGCGTGTCCTCTGGACCGCGCGCCGGGCAGACCGCGAACGCATGGATCGAGATTTGTGTCAGCGACGACGGCCCTGGCGTTCCGGCCCACCAACGCCCGCGCCTCGGCGAGCGCGGTCTGCGCCTGGACCAGCGTCGGGAAGGCACCGGGCTGGGGCTGGCGATCGTGCAGGATGTCGTCGATGCCTATGGGGGTGCGCTGGCTTTCGACGCGGCGCGCGAGGGTGGTCTGGCGGTCAGCGTGCGACTGCCGGCGGCTCGGCGCGACGCTGCGGCTTAG
- a CDS encoding tRNA(Met) cytidine acetyltransferase TmcA, with translation MIVAHALSVDLVRNLWEQARASHHRRVLLLAGAADWTASGARLAVAALPELSPVWLTQRPLADSIRPIRDAIQLLGQDLELLIYDAHGGFDPDGFGAATGAIRGGGLLILLTPPLADWPNRSDPEAERIAVWPHSADSLTGRFLARLVRVLMADPTIVAIQQQDLLLSLPDWTASQPAGCATPGLNEAEGRSVTSVTVPSPKDERRRVEDGHGPWPLPILRSVEPARAETPERIRPGVLRPRAEPVTLDQQQAVDAILKTSHGRARRPLVLTAHRGRGKSAALGLAAGHLLHAGECRILVTAPRRASVDPVFRHAEAVLRETEHPEVAAAIGKLSFQSPAELIAAGPDADLLLVDEAAGIPAPLLETLLARYPRVVFATTVHGYEGTGRGFEIRFRATLDRLTPNWRALRLDTPIRWAPADPLETLTFRALLLDAAPAPDDQLTAASPATCRCERLDPEALAQDEPTLRELFGLLVLAHYQTRPMDLRMLLDGANVRIYVLRHGERIAATLLAAEEGGFADPALRESIYLGQRRPRGHLLPQTLSAHAGLLEAPAFRYLRVIRIAVHPALIGRGLGRRLLRALFRDGRADGIDLAGASFGATPELLRFWDRCGYRPVQIGTSRNAASGEQAVVVLRRLNVHGWRFAALARQRLASRLPVLLAGPLRALSPDVAVALLASLPAGTESPTQARESRHELAGFVSGHRTLDATLPLLAHMTRHQLRTSLDAGSITPREAALLVATACQLRPMAELISIFLFPGHSGLLSDLRRIAGQLRNPDKAETANDDNGHALG, from the coding sequence TTGATCGTCGCGCACGCGCTGTCCGTCGACCTTGTCAGAAACCTTTGGGAGCAGGCACGGGCCAGCCATCATCGGCGCGTCCTACTCCTCGCCGGCGCGGCCGACTGGACGGCGTCTGGCGCGCGTCTGGCCGTCGCTGCCCTGCCCGAACTCTCGCCGGTCTGGCTCACGCAGCGCCCGCTCGCCGACAGCATCCGGCCCATCCGCGACGCCATCCAGTTGCTCGGTCAGGATCTGGAGTTGCTGATCTACGACGCCCATGGCGGATTCGACCCGGACGGCTTCGGCGCGGCCACCGGCGCCATTCGCGGGGGCGGTCTCCTGATTCTTCTGACGCCGCCGCTCGCCGATTGGCCGAACCGGAGCGATCCGGAGGCCGAACGCATCGCCGTCTGGCCCCATTCGGCGGACTCGCTGACCGGGCGCTTTCTCGCGCGACTGGTCCGCGTACTGATGGCCGATCCGACGATCGTCGCCATCCAGCAGCAGGACTTGTTGCTTTCGCTTCCCGATTGGACGGCGTCACAACCAGCAGGGTGCGCAACGCCTGGCCTGAACGAAGCCGAAGGGCGAAGCGTGACCAGCGTGACGGTCCCCTCGCCCAAGGACGAGCGTCGGCGCGTGGAAGATGGGCACGGCCCATGGCCTTTGCCCATCCTACGATCGGTCGAACCAGCGCGAGCCGAGACGCCCGAGCGCATCCGCCCAGGCGTCCTTCGGCCGCGCGCGGAGCCTGTCACCCTCGATCAACAACAGGCGGTCGACGCCATCCTTAAAACCTCGCATGGACGCGCCCGCCGACCACTGGTCCTAACCGCCCATCGCGGACGCGGCAAAAGCGCGGCGCTTGGACTGGCGGCCGGACACCTGTTACATGCCGGCGAGTGCCGAATCCTAGTGACCGCCCCCAGACGCGCCTCGGTCGATCCCGTCTTTCGGCATGCCGAGGCCGTCCTGCGCGAGACGGAACATCCAGAGGTCGCGGCGGCCATCGGCAAGCTGTCGTTCCAGTCGCCCGCCGAACTCATCGCCGCTGGTCCGGACGCCGATCTGCTGCTGGTCGACGAGGCGGCGGGCATCCCGGCACCCCTGCTCGAAACCCTGCTCGCCCGCTATCCGCGCGTCGTCTTCGCGACCACGGTGCATGGCTACGAAGGCACTGGCCGGGGGTTCGAGATTCGCTTTCGCGCCACCCTGGACCGCCTGACCCCAAACTGGCGCGCGCTCAGGCTCGACACCCCGATCCGCTGGGCGCCCGCCGATCCGCTGGAGACGCTCACTTTCCGCGCGCTCCTGCTCGACGCCGCCCCGGCGCCAGACGACCAACTGACCGCCGCCAGTCCCGCCACCTGCCGCTGCGAGCGACTCGATCCCGAGGCGCTCGCCCAAGACGAGCCGACCTTGCGCGAACTCTTCGGCCTGCTGGTTCTCGCCCACTACCAGACCCGCCCCATGGATCTGCGGATGCTGCTTGACGGAGCGAACGTGCGGATCTATGTGCTGCGTCACGGCGAGCGGATCGCCGCGACCCTGCTCGCCGCCGAGGAAGGCGGTTTCGCGGACCCCGCGCTGCGCGAGTCGATCTATTTGGGACAGCGCCGACCGCGCGGCCATCTGCTGCCGCAAACGCTCTCCGCGCACGCCGGTCTGCTGGAGGCGCCCGCTTTCCGCTATCTGCGCGTGATCCGGATCGCCGTCCATCCGGCACTCATTGGGCGCGGCCTGGGACGCCGGCTGCTGCGCGCGCTCTTTCGCGACGGACGGGCGGACGGCATCGACCTGGCGGGCGCCAGTTTCGGGGCCACGCCCGAACTGCTGCGCTTTTGGGACCGCTGCGGCTACCGACCGGTCCAGATCGGCACCAGCCGCAATGCCGCCAGCGGCGAACAGGCGGTCGTCGTGCTGCGGCGTCTGAACGTCCACGGCTGGCGGTTCGCCGCGCTGGCTCGGCAGCGTCTGGCCTCCCGTCTGCCGGTCCTGCTGGCCGGACCGCTGCGGGCACTCTCCCCCGACGTTGCCGTGGCGCTGCTCGCGTCGTTACCCGCTGGAACAGAGTCGCCGACGCAAGCGCGCGAGAGTCGACACGAACTGGCGGGCTTTGTCAGCGGCCATCGCACCCTCGATGCCACCCTGCCACTGCTCGCGCACATGACGCGACACCAGCTCCGAACCAGCCTGGATGCCGGCTCGATCACCCCGCGCGAAGCGGCCCTTTTAGTCGCGACCGCCTGCCAACTGCGCCCGATGGCGGAACTGATCTCGATCTTCCTGTTCCCGGGGCACAGCGGACTCCTGTCGGACTTGCGCCGAATCGCCGGCCAATTGCGAAACCCTGACAAAGCCGAGACCGCGAACGACGACAACGGCCACGCCTTGGGTTAG
- a CDS encoding c-type cytochrome translates to MARKILQTTLLTGALALGASSGAWAEATGAMLANSCAGCHGTHGNSVGPASPSIAAMDPVVFVETMEEFKNGETYSTIMGRIAKGYSTGEFEKMAEYFHAQTYQPAKQSFDTALADKGAKLHDKYCEKCHAEGGKPLVDEEDYNILAGQWLPYLQYAMEDFRADRREMEKKMRTKLNELLKAEGEDGIAAVNAFYASQQ, encoded by the coding sequence ATGGCTAGAAAAATCCTGCAAACGACCCTGTTGACCGGCGCGCTCGCCCTTGGTGCCTCGTCGGGCGCCTGGGCCGAGGCCACCGGCGCGATGCTCGCGAATAGTTGCGCCGGTTGCCATGGCACCCATGGCAACAGCGTCGGTCCCGCCTCGCCGAGCATCGCCGCCATGGATCCGGTGGTCTTCGTCGAGACGATGGAAGAGTTCAAGAACGGCGAGACCTATTCGACCATCATGGGCCGCATCGCCAAGGGCTACTCGACGGGCGAGTTCGAAAAAATGGCCGAGTATTTCCACGCGCAGACCTACCAGCCGGCCAAGCAGTCGTTCGACACCGCGCTTGCGGACAAGGGCGCCAAACTCCACGACAAATATTGCGAGAAGTGTCACGCCGAGGGCGGCAAGCCGCTGGTCGACGAAGAGGACTACAACATCCTGGCCGGTCAGTGGCTGCCCTATCTTCAATACGCCATGGAAGATTTCCGCGCGGATCGCCGCGAGATGGAAAAGAAGATGCGGACCAAGCTCAACGAACTGCTCAAGGCCGAGGGCGAGGACGGCATCGCCGCCGTCAATGCCTTCTATGCCAGCCAACAATAA
- a CDS encoding glycoside hydrolase family 57, with amino-acid sequence MTGTIIHHALGLHLHQPPGNLRLLIEVNPWEAEEIVRCYERAVRFALEYRDVARLHIGFSGVLLEQLLDPDIVDRYRHLVDLPAMLDRYREAVNIEPIGMGYYHPIFPLIPRADWLEQLERGRAIMERVFGRAPRGFWPPEMAFTMEMIPALVQAGYEYVVVDGVHVRPEDGISDIFRPYVACHDGVCISIVPRDRDVSNAQSNGLNLKWFQDEVSWRVAGSPRPGDRRLMTTWSDGENGSWFRQTHEDSGFFGHFFAPYMEQCRAGDYPIKPVCLTEYLAQARPLPLARIQTGAWNVGSTSGEDLSQWSGSERQRQAVAEVTRLSARYWDLCRRQPEVFQLASEAMFRARRLILEAETSCFLFWSDAWIPHLYARTASAELALREVEERLHASAAATSRRFVDASATAAEGILAADARAAASDDLAEPGSGSNL; translated from the coding sequence ATGACTGGAACCATCATCCACCACGCACTCGGGCTTCACCTGCACCAGCCCCCGGGCAATCTGCGCCTGCTGATCGAGGTCAATCCCTGGGAAGCGGAGGAAATCGTTCGCTGTTATGAGCGGGCCGTGCGCTTCGCCCTGGAATATCGCGACGTGGCGCGGTTGCATATTGGGTTTTCCGGCGTCCTTCTGGAGCAGTTGCTCGATCCCGACATCGTCGACCGCTATCGTCATCTCGTCGATCTTCCGGCGATGCTCGATCGGTATCGGGAGGCCGTGAATATCGAGCCGATCGGCATGGGTTATTATCATCCGATCTTCCCACTGATTCCGCGCGCGGACTGGCTCGAACAGCTTGAGCGTGGGCGCGCGATCATGGAACGGGTCTTCGGACGCGCGCCCCGCGGTTTCTGGCCGCCCGAGATGGCCTTCACCATGGAGATGATCCCCGCCCTGGTTCAGGCCGGTTACGAATATGTTGTCGTCGATGGGGTGCATGTGCGTCCCGAGGATGGCATCAGCGACATCTTCCGGCCCTATGTGGCCTGTCATGACGGCGTGTGTATCAGCATTGTGCCGCGTGATCGGGATGTGTCCAATGCGCAGTCGAACGGTCTCAACCTGAAATGGTTCCAGGATGAAGTCTCCTGGCGTGTCGCCGGTTCGCCGCGTCCTGGGGATCGCCGGCTGATGACCACCTGGTCGGATGGGGAAAATGGCAGTTGGTTTCGTCAGACCCATGAGGATTCCGGTTTCTTCGGTCATTTTTTCGCCCCCTACATGGAACAGTGTCGCGCCGGCGACTATCCGATCAAGCCTGTCTGCTTGACCGAGTATCTCGCCCAGGCGCGGCCGCTGCCGCTGGCGCGGATCCAGACCGGAGCATGGAACGTCGGCTCGACCTCGGGCGAGGATCTCTCTCAATGGTCGGGCAGCGAGCGTCAGCGTCAGGCCGTCGCCGAGGTCACGCGACTCAGTGCGCGCTACTGGGATTTGTGCCGTCGCCAGCCCGAGGTTTTTCAGTTGGCCAGCGAGGCGATGTTCCGCGCGCGGCGTTTGATTCTGGAGGCCGAAACCAGTTGTTTTCTGTTTTGGAGCGATGCCTGGATTCCCCATCTCTATGCACGTACCGCGTCGGCGGAGCTGGCATTACGCGAGGTCGAGGAACGTTTGCATGCAAGCGCCGCCGCTACGTCGAGGAGGTTTGTCGACGCCTCCGCGACGGCAGCGGAGGGAATCTTGGCGGCCGACGCGCGCGCGGCGGCATCCGATGACCTTGCCGAGCCGGGTAGCGGCTCCAACCTTTGA
- the fccB gene encoding sulfide-cytochrome-c reductase, whose amino-acid sequence MKLSRRDFVKVSGAATAVGLFGFPYLALGATQKVVVIGGGTGGATAAKYLKLADSSIDVTLIEPNEVYYTCYLSNEVIGGERKLESLRQTYDGLKAHGVKVVHDSATGIDPDKKTVKTAGGTEYSYDRCIVAPGIELLYEKIDGYSEAAAETLPHAWKAGEQTRILRKQLEDMKDGGTVIIAAPPAPFRCPPGPYERASQIAHYLKAHKPKSKVIILDNSQKFSKQAQFTKGWETLYGFGTDNALIEWRPGPDAAVVKVDAGQMLAETNFGDEIKADVINVIPPQRAGSIAQTAGLANESGWCPVDVKTFESKLHKGIHVIGDACIATEMPKSGYSANSQGKVAAAAVVALLKGEEPGTPSYLNTCYSIIGPAYGISVAGVYRLSEDGATIASVPDSGGVTPVDAPDWALAREVEYAYSWYNNIVHDIFG is encoded by the coding sequence ATGAAACTCAGCAGACGCGATTTCGTCAAGGTCTCCGGGGCCGCGACCGCGGTCGGACTCTTCGGCTTCCCCTATCTCGCGCTTGGCGCCACCCAGAAGGTAGTCGTCATCGGCGGCGGAACGGGCGGGGCCACGGCAGCCAAATACCTCAAACTGGCCGATTCCAGCATCGATGTCACCCTCATCGAACCCAACGAGGTCTATTACACCTGCTATCTCAGCAACGAGGTGATCGGCGGCGAGCGGAAACTGGAATCGCTCCGGCAGACCTACGACGGGCTCAAGGCGCATGGCGTAAAGGTGGTCCATGACAGCGCCACCGGCATCGACCCCGACAAGAAGACGGTGAAAACCGCTGGCGGCACCGAGTACAGCTATGATCGCTGCATCGTCGCCCCCGGCATCGAACTCCTCTACGAGAAGATCGATGGCTATAGCGAGGCGGCGGCCGAGACCCTGCCCCACGCCTGGAAGGCCGGCGAGCAGACCCGCATCCTGCGCAAGCAGTTGGAAGACATGAAGGATGGCGGCACCGTGATCATCGCCGCCCCGCCGGCGCCCTTCCGCTGCCCGCCTGGACCCTATGAGCGCGCCAGCCAGATCGCCCACTACCTGAAGGCTCACAAGCCGAAATCGAAGGTCATCATCCTCGACAACAGCCAGAAGTTTTCCAAGCAGGCCCAGTTCACCAAGGGTTGGGAGACGCTTTATGGCTTCGGGACCGACAACGCCCTGATCGAATGGCGTCCGGGGCCGGACGCGGCGGTGGTCAAGGTGGACGCCGGCCAGATGCTCGCCGAAACGAACTTCGGCGACGAGATCAAGGCGGATGTGATCAACGTCATCCCGCCGCAGCGCGCAGGTTCGATCGCCCAGACCGCCGGGCTTGCCAACGAGAGCGGCTGGTGCCCGGTCGATGTCAAGACCTTTGAGTCCAAGCTGCACAAGGGGATTCATGTCATCGGCGACGCCTGTATCGCCACCGAGATGCCCAAATCCGGCTATTCCGCCAACAGCCAGGGCAAGGTCGCGGCGGCGGCCGTGGTCGCACTGCTCAAGGGCGAGGAGCCCGGAACGCCGTCCTATCTCAATACCTGTTACTCGATCATCGGTCCCGCCTACGGCATCTCGGTCGCGGGCGTCTACCGACTCAGCGAGGATGGCGCGACCATCGCCAGCGTCCCGGACTCCGGCGGCGTGACGCCGGTCGATGCCCCGGACTGGGCCCTGGCGCGCGAGGTCGAGTACGCCTACAGTTGGTACAACAACATCGTGCACGATATTTTCGGATAA
- a CDS encoding NapC/NirT family cytochrome c — protein sequence MEFRETVKEPKRVPRRFSLLALVLVFLAGIAFVGTANYAITATNTLEFCTSCHTMQTNYQEYQETLHFKNPSGVQATCADCHVPKEIGPKLITKIVAAKDVYHEIMGTIDTPEKFEARRWHMANNVWKKMKASDSRECRTCHDFANMDLSEQSRSARSRHAAAEDKGETCIDCHKGVVHHEPDEPDGSDHAETAQATVDPS from the coding sequence ATGGAATTTAGAGAGACCGTGAAAGAGCCAAAACGTGTTCCGCGTCGCTTTTCGCTGCTTGCCTTGGTACTCGTGTTCCTCGCGGGCATTGCCTTCGTGGGCACGGCCAACTATGCCATTACCGCCACCAACACCCTGGAATTCTGCACCTCATGCCATACGATGCAGACCAATTACCAGGAATATCAGGAAACGCTTCACTTCAAGAATCCCTCGGGCGTCCAAGCCACCTGCGCCGATTGTCATGTCCCCAAGGAAATCGGCCCCAAGCTGATCACCAAGATCGTCGCCGCCAAGGATGTTTACCACGAGATCATGGGCACCATCGACACTCCCGAGAAATTCGAGGCGCGCCGCTGGCACATGGCCAACAATGTCTGGAAGAAAATGAAGGCCAGCGATTCGCGCGAGTGCCGCACCTGTCACGATTTCGCGAACATGGATCTGTCCGAGCAGAGCCGCTCGGCGCGCAGCCGGCATGCCGCTGCGGAAGACAAAGGCGAAACCTGCATCGACTGTCACAAGGGCGTCGTCCATCACGAACCGGACGAGCCGGACGGGTCGGATCATGCAGAGACGGCCCAGGCGACGGTTGACCCATCCTGA
- a CDS encoding ankyrin repeat domain-containing protein: protein MKRSHTLSAGVALLLLVLFLPGPLAWAEETDSGTALRLAAMIGDLDAVVEQLDRGIPVDAPSAFGKTALMLAVETNDLATVALLLTRGANVNARTVAGCTPLTFAAESGHIGISALLLERGAHVHDRTRAGWDALMIASRYGIADMVEQLLFRDADPKASDREGRTALMLAARNGHAGLVSLLVDAGAEPESRDREGATALLIAAEHGHLDMARALLEHGADVNARDTLGASALIIASGQGHAALAEYLIEQGADPNLQDRDGTSALMAAVNGGHHALIPLLTNAGARSDLKDNQGYTALDLANRKNDRDAIDLLARVSE, encoded by the coding sequence ATGAAAAGATCGCACACCCTCAGCGCTGGCGTCGCACTCCTGCTTTTGGTCCTCTTCCTGCCCGGCCCGCTGGCCTGGGCCGAGGAGACGGATTCCGGCACCGCCCTGCGACTGGCGGCCATGATCGGCGATCTCGACGCCGTGGTCGAGCAGCTCGACCGGGGCATCCCGGTCGATGCCCCGAGCGCCTTCGGCAAAACGGCGCTGATGCTGGCCGTGGAGACCAACGACCTTGCCACCGTCGCGCTCCTGCTCACGCGCGGCGCCAATGTCAACGCGCGCACCGTGGCCGGCTGCACGCCACTGACCTTTGCCGCCGAATCCGGGCACATCGGCATCTCCGCCCTGCTTCTGGAACGCGGCGCGCATGTCCATGATCGGACCCGCGCGGGCTGGGACGCGCTGATGATCGCCTCGCGTTACGGGATCGCCGACATGGTCGAGCAATTGCTCTTCCGCGACGCCGACCCCAAGGCATCGGACCGGGAGGGACGGACCGCACTGATGCTGGCCGCGCGCAACGGCCATGCCGGACTGGTCAGTCTGCTGGTCGACGCGGGCGCGGAACCGGAATCCCGCGACCGGGAAGGCGCCACGGCCCTGCTCATCGCCGCGGAACATGGCCATCTCGACATGGCGCGGGCGCTGCTTGAGCACGGGGCTGATGTCAACGCCCGCGATACGCTCGGCGCCAGCGCGCTGATCATCGCGAGCGGACAAGGGCACGCGGCGCTGGCCGAATATCTGATCGAACAAGGCGCCGACCCGAACCTTCAGGATCGGGACGGAACCTCGGCGTTGATGGCGGCGGTGAACGGCGGCCACCATGCGCTGATCCCGCTTCTGACCAACGCCGGCGCCAGATCGGATCTGAAGGACAACCAAGGCTACACGGCGCTGGATCTTGCGAACCGAAAGAATGATCGGGACGCCATCGATTTGCTCGCGCGGGTATCCGAATAA
- the fghA gene encoding S-formylglutathione hydrolase: MQPIERIKEFGGWLNRYRHASTACGCEMTFSVYLPPQAETGRVPAVYWLSGFACTDDSARTRIGAQRDAAELGLALVMPDTSPRGAEVPDLPDRDDLGQGAGFYVNATQSPWETHYRMYDYVTRELPALVEQELPLMTGMRSIAGHSMGGHGALICALGNPGMFWSVSAFAPICNPSLSGWGRQCFSAYLGDNRENWKDYDATCLIESGASAPPLLIDQGTDDEFLADQLHPENLKAACERHGIPCNLRMREGYDHSDRFVATFIGEHLAYHAKALGLMRDG; encoded by the coding sequence GTGCAACCCATCGAACGTATCAAGGAATTCGGCGGTTGGCTCAACCGCTACCGACATGCCTCAACCGCCTGCGGCTGCGAGATGACCTTCTCGGTCTATCTGCCGCCCCAGGCCGAGACCGGCCGGGTGCCGGCGGTGTACTGGCTGTCCGGATTCGCCTGTACCGACGACAGCGCGCGGACGAGGATCGGCGCGCAACGCGACGCGGCGGAACTCGGTCTCGCCCTGGTGATGCCAGACACCAGCCCGCGGGGCGCGGAGGTTCCGGATCTCCCCGACCGTGACGACCTGGGTCAGGGCGCCGGTTTCTACGTCAATGCCACGCAGTCGCCCTGGGAAACGCACTACCGGATGTACGACTATGTCACCCGCGAACTCCCCGCCCTGGTGGAACAGGAGTTGCCGTTGATGACCGGCATGCGTTCCATCGCGGGGCATTCGATGGGAGGACACGGCGCTTTAATCTGCGCCCTCGGGAATCCGGGCATGTTCTGGTCCGTCTCCGCCTTCGCGCCCATCTGCAATCCCAGCCTGTCCGGCTGGGGTCGACAATGCTTTTCCGCCTATCTTGGCGACAACCGCGAAAACTGGAAAGACTACGATGCAACCTGTCTCATCGAGAGCGGCGCATCCGCGCCGCCATTGCTGATCGACCAGGGCACCGATGACGAATTCCTCGCCGACCAGTTGCATCCCGAGAACCTGAAGGCCGCCTGCGAACGACACGGCATTCCCTGCAACCTGCGGATGCGGGAGGGCTACGATCACAGCGACCGCTTCGTCGCCACCTTTATCGGCGAGCATCTGGCGTATCACGCCAAGGCGCTGGGGCTGATGCGGGACGGATGA
- a CDS encoding protein-L-isoaspartate(D-aspartate) O-methyltransferase — MKPLLLASLLCLAIGSGACARDDDMSDARNRLIEQIENEVRMTARELGVNGLDPRVADALRRVPRERFVPESERHLAYRNHPLPIGDGQTISQPYIVAIMSQLLAVGPGDRVFELGTGSGYQAAVLAALGVEVYSVEIVPELAARAAATLAALGEDKVRVRAGDGWLGWPEAAPFDGIIVTAAAPSLPRHLIDQLKPDGRLVIPMGGVDTIQQLALFEKDADGRLQRRNLIDVRFVPVTGSMAP, encoded by the coding sequence GTGAAACCACTCCTTCTCGCGTCGCTGCTGTGTCTCGCCATCGGAAGCGGCGCCTGTGCACGGGACGACGACATGAGCGATGCGCGCAACCGGTTGATCGAGCAGATCGAAAACGAGGTTCGGATGACCGCGCGCGAGTTGGGCGTCAACGGGCTCGATCCCCGGGTCGCCGACGCCCTGCGCCGGGTACCGCGCGAGCGTTTCGTCCCCGAGTCGGAACGCCATCTCGCCTATCGCAACCATCCGCTCCCCATCGGCGACGGACAGACCATCTCCCAGCCCTATATCGTCGCCATCATGAGCCAACTGCTGGCGGTCGGCCCGGGCGATCGGGTGTTCGAGCTGGGGACCGGTTCCGGTTATCAGGCCGCCGTCCTGGCCGCCCTGGGCGTCGAGGTCTACTCGGTGGAAATTGTGCCGGAACTGGCCGCGCGGGCCGCCGCGACACTCGCGGCGCTTGGCGAGGACAAGGTCCGGGTGCGCGCGGGCGACGGCTGGCTTGGCTGGCCCGAGGCGGCCCCCTTCGATGGCATCATCGTCACCGCCGCCGCGCCCTCGTTACCGCGCCACCTGATCGATCAACTCAAACCGGACGGTCGGCTAGTGATTCCGATGGGCGGCGTCGACACGATTCAACAGTTGGCGCTGTTCGAGAAGGACGCGGACGGACGCTTGCAACGTCGCAACCTGATCGATGTCCGCTTCGTCCCGGTGACGGGATCCATGGCCCCTTGA